The Arachis duranensis cultivar V14167 chromosome 2, aradu.V14167.gnm2.J7QH, whole genome shotgun sequence genome has a window encoding:
- the LOC127744941 gene encoding uncharacterized protein LOC127744941: MRGTTILTAVMISMAKATLDLDALRNERLLHLWEPGHLAMNCPKGFAWNPVRTQQEGRVFAIISDDAMQSDALIQGQCYVKNRFLTVLYDSGASHSFISLTVARELGLDFSELNFDLIVHTPASQNALTSLVCLQVRFTIRNRTLIHDLICLPLCGLEVILGIDWLSKYHVFHDCFERTSVIPSSSLDIKPFLSHTLYLNSVRVTVDRSDCEGYVLLAASSNDSKLSLEWIRVVKEFPDVFSDDIPEFFPQRGIKFSINLVPGIGPISIAPYRMSPLKLAELKK; this comes from the coding sequence ATGCGAGGCACAACTATTCTCACAGCTGTTATGATCTCCATGGCTAAGGCTACGTTAGATTTGGATGCTTTAAGGAATGAACGCTTGCTTCACTTGTGGGAACCTGGACACTTGGCGATGAATTGCCCAAAAGGATTTGCTTGGAATCCAGTACGAACCCAGCAAGAAGGTCGAGTGTTTGCTATAATTTCTGATGATGCTATGCAATCAGACGCCCTGATTCAAGGTCAGTGTTATGTCAAGAATCGATTTCTAACTGTACTGTATGATTCGGGTGCATCgcattcctttatttctttaactGTTGCTCGTGAGTTGGGACTAGATTTCTCTGAGCTGAACTTTGATTTAATTGTCCATACACCTGCATCCCAAAATGCTTTGACCAGTTTAGTGTGCTTGCAAGTACGATTTACTATTAGGAACAGGACTTTGATACATGATCTAATCTGTTTGCCTCTatgtggtttagaagttattctAGGGATAGATTGGTTATCTAAATATCATGTTTTCCATGATTGCTTTGAAAGAACTTCTGTTATTCCGTCTAGTAGTTTAGATATTAAACCATTTCTGTCCCATACTTTATATCTGAATTCTGTAAGAGTTACAGTAGACAGGAGTGATTGTGAGGGGTATGTTCTGTTAGCGGCTAGCTCGAATGATAGTAAACTAAGTTTAGAATGGATCCGAGTGGTGAAGGAATTTCCTGATGTTTTCTCGGATGACATACCTGAGTTTTTCCCTCAGCGAGGGATAAAGTTCAGCATTAATCTAGTACCTGGAATTGGACCAATATCTATAGCACCGTATCGGATGTCACCATTGAAACTTGCAGAGTTGAAGAAGTAG